Proteins co-encoded in one Acanthopagrus latus isolate v.2019 chromosome 10, fAcaLat1.1, whole genome shotgun sequence genomic window:
- the LOC119026897 gene encoding high affinity immunoglobulin gamma Fc receptor I-like isoform X1, translating to MKSAVLLFSLCVFLKFVSSDTKDEAALRVVPNRSQFFQYESVSLICELQGNSSTGWRIKRNTSKYINKDCFNFCDEIKKSSCYFEDVYPSDTGVYWCESAAGESSNSVSISVTGGDVILEGPVLPVMEGDDVTLSCRSKKTVSCNLTADFYKDGLLIGSSSTGNMTIHSVSRSDEGLYRCNISGAGASPASRLTVRAADAPAAQVMSVFRLIWHVVVATPYLLSTILLILIYRDNRRAARLVGGDRSYDVVMETEDDKPRYRY from the exons ATGAAGTCCGCTGTGTTGCTCTTCAGCCTCT gtGTGTTTCTAAAGTTTGTCTCATCTGACACCAAAGACGAAG CCGCTCTCAGAGTCGTTCCCAACAGATCCCAGTTCTTCCAGTACGAGTCCGTCTCTCTGATCTGTGAGCTGCAGGGAAACTCCTCCACTGGGTGGAGAATTAAGAGGAACACATccaaatacataaacaaagattgttttaacttctgtgatgaaataaagaaatccTCCTGCTACTTTGAAGACGTCTACCCATCAGACACTGGAGTGTACTGGTGTgagtctgcagcaggagagagcagCAACAGTGTCAGCATCTCTGTGACTG GTGGTGATGTGATCCTGGAGGGTCCTGTTCTTCctgtgatggagggagatgaCGTCACTCTGAGCTGCAGATCGAAGAAAACTGTTTCCTGTAATCTCACTGCTGATTTCTATAAAGATGGACTTCTGATCGGGAGCAGCTCGACAGGAAACATGACGATCCACAGCGTCTCCAGATCTGATGAAGGACTCTACAGGTGTaacatctctggagctggaGCATCACCAGCCAGCCGGCTGACTGTCAGAG cagCTGACGCTCCTGCAGCTCAGGTGATGTCCGTCTTCAGGCTCATATGGCACGTCGTCGTGGCGACTCCATACCTGCTGTCCACCATCTTGTTGATACTCATATACAGAGACAACAGAAGAG CTGCTCGGCTTGTTGGAGGAGACAGAAGCTACGATGTCGTCATGGAGACTGAAGACGACAAACCCAGATACagatattaa
- the LOC119026897 gene encoding sialoadhesin-like isoform X3 — translation MKSAVLLFSLCVFLKFVSSDTKDEAALRVVPNRSQFFQYESVSLIYVYPSDTGVYWCESAAGESSNSVSISVTGGDVILEGPVLPVMEGDDVTLSCRSKKTVSCNLTADFYKDGLLIGSSSTGNMTIHSVSRSDEGLYRCNISGAGASPASRLTVRAADAPAAQVMSVFRLIWHVVVATPYLLSTILLILIYRDNRRAARLVGGDRSYDVVMETEDDKPRYRY, via the exons ATGAAGTCCGCTGTGTTGCTCTTCAGCCTCT gtGTGTTTCTAAAGTTTGTCTCATCTGACACCAAAGACGAAG CCGCTCTCAGAGTCGTTCCCAACAGATCCCAGTTCTTCCAGTACGAGTCCGTCTCTCTGATCT ACGTCTACCCATCAGACACTGGAGTGTACTGGTGTgagtctgcagcaggagagagcagCAACAGTGTCAGCATCTCTGTGACTG GTGGTGATGTGATCCTGGAGGGTCCTGTTCTTCctgtgatggagggagatgaCGTCACTCTGAGCTGCAGATCGAAGAAAACTGTTTCCTGTAATCTCACTGCTGATTTCTATAAAGATGGACTTCTGATCGGGAGCAGCTCGACAGGAAACATGACGATCCACAGCGTCTCCAGATCTGATGAAGGACTCTACAGGTGTaacatctctggagctggaGCATCACCAGCCAGCCGGCTGACTGTCAGAG cagCTGACGCTCCTGCAGCTCAGGTGATGTCCGTCTTCAGGCTCATATGGCACGTCGTCGTGGCGACTCCATACCTGCTGTCCACCATCTTGTTGATACTCATATACAGAGACAACAGAAGAG CTGCTCGGCTTGTTGGAGGAGACAGAAGCTACGATGTCGTCATGGAGACTGAAGACGACAAACCCAGATACagatattaa
- the LOC119026897 gene encoding high affinity immunoglobulin gamma Fc receptor I-like isoform X2, protein MKSAVLLFSLCVFLKFVSSDTKDEAALRVVPNRSQFFQYESVSLICELQGNSSTGWRIKRNTSKYINKDCFNFCDEIKKSSCYFEDVYPSDTGVYWCESAAGESSNSVSISVTGGDVILEGPVLPVMEGDDVTLSCRSKKTVSCNLTADFYKDGLLIGSSSTGNMTIHSVSRSDEGLYRCNISGAGASPASRLTVRADAPAAQVMSVFRLIWHVVVATPYLLSTILLILIYRDNRRAARLVGGDRSYDVVMETEDDKPRYRY, encoded by the exons ATGAAGTCCGCTGTGTTGCTCTTCAGCCTCT gtGTGTTTCTAAAGTTTGTCTCATCTGACACCAAAGACGAAG CCGCTCTCAGAGTCGTTCCCAACAGATCCCAGTTCTTCCAGTACGAGTCCGTCTCTCTGATCTGTGAGCTGCAGGGAAACTCCTCCACTGGGTGGAGAATTAAGAGGAACACATccaaatacataaacaaagattgttttaacttctgtgatgaaataaagaaatccTCCTGCTACTTTGAAGACGTCTACCCATCAGACACTGGAGTGTACTGGTGTgagtctgcagcaggagagagcagCAACAGTGTCAGCATCTCTGTGACTG GTGGTGATGTGATCCTGGAGGGTCCTGTTCTTCctgtgatggagggagatgaCGTCACTCTGAGCTGCAGATCGAAGAAAACTGTTTCCTGTAATCTCACTGCTGATTTCTATAAAGATGGACTTCTGATCGGGAGCAGCTCGACAGGAAACATGACGATCCACAGCGTCTCCAGATCTGATGAAGGACTCTACAGGTGTaacatctctggagctggaGCATCACCAGCCAGCCGGCTGACTGTCAGAG CTGACGCTCCTGCAGCTCAGGTGATGTCCGTCTTCAGGCTCATATGGCACGTCGTCGTGGCGACTCCATACCTGCTGTCCACCATCTTGTTGATACTCATATACAGAGACAACAGAAGAG CTGCTCGGCTTGTTGGAGGAGACAGAAGCTACGATGTCGTCATGGAGACTGAAGACGACAAACCCAGATACagatattaa